A section of the Prochlorococcus sp. MIT 1341 genome encodes:
- a CDS encoding carbamoyltransferase: protein MTNHILGISCFYHDSAAALLRDGEIVSAVQEERFSRKKHDSGFPKNAIQYCLASQNIDFRDIKSVIYYEKPLLTFERLLETYLGAAPRGGRSFIAAMQVWLKEKLFLKSELTKKCKLLQQELVNGVEPIMPELLFSEHHQSHAAAAFFPSPFEESVVLCMDGVGEWATASAWIGSNNEIKPLWEISFPHSLGLLYSAFTYYCGFKVNSGEYKLMGLAPYGEAKYVKEIKNNLIDIKEDGTFRLDISYFKYHRGFRMTSRKFHKLFGSPPRKSEGDLSQFHMDLAASIQVVTEEVVLKLARSLKKETGIKNLCLAGGVALNCVANGKLIQEKVFENVWIQPASGDAGSALGAALIGWYQHMKQPRIIDPNDSMKGTYLGCEFTNEEIIRYLKEINATFEELEDEELFDKLATSLDEGKVIGWFNGAMEFGPRALGGRSIIGDPRNQKMQSVMNLKIKYRESFRPFAPSVLEEEVANVFELNIKSPYMLLVAPVKKELCKEMTKEQNNLFGIEKLNIPKSSLPAITHVDYSARVQTVNRKTNPRYYQLINAFKRKTGCPTIVNTSFNVRGEPIVCTPQDAYRCFMRTEMDILVLQNQILLKDNQPKIERDETWKQEFELD from the coding sequence TTGACTAATCACATACTTGGAATTTCCTGTTTTTATCACGATAGTGCCGCTGCTTTGCTACGCGATGGAGAGATTGTTTCAGCGGTCCAGGAAGAACGATTTTCTAGAAAGAAACACGATTCTGGTTTCCCAAAAAATGCAATTCAGTACTGCCTTGCGTCTCAGAATATTGACTTTAGAGATATTAAATCGGTTATCTACTACGAGAAACCACTTCTTACGTTTGAACGTTTATTAGAGACATATCTAGGGGCTGCGCCAAGAGGAGGACGTTCATTCATTGCAGCAATGCAAGTTTGGTTAAAAGAAAAACTCTTTTTAAAGTCAGAGCTCACAAAAAAATGTAAACTCTTACAACAAGAATTGGTTAATGGGGTTGAGCCCATCATGCCAGAATTGCTTTTTTCTGAGCATCACCAATCACATGCTGCAGCAGCTTTTTTCCCGAGCCCCTTCGAAGAATCAGTTGTACTTTGCATGGACGGAGTAGGAGAATGGGCAACAGCTTCTGCTTGGATTGGGAGCAATAACGAAATTAAACCTCTTTGGGAAATCAGCTTTCCACATTCTCTAGGGCTTCTCTACTCAGCATTTACATATTACTGCGGATTTAAAGTTAATTCTGGCGAATATAAATTAATGGGCCTAGCGCCCTATGGGGAAGCAAAGTATGTAAAAGAGATAAAGAATAATCTGATTGATATTAAAGAAGATGGCACATTCAGACTAGACATAAGTTACTTTAAATATCATCGTGGATTCCGAATGACAAGTCGGAAATTTCATAAACTTTTTGGATCGCCACCTAGAAAGAGTGAAGGCGATCTGTCGCAGTTTCATATGGATTTAGCAGCATCAATTCAGGTCGTGACAGAAGAAGTTGTCCTCAAGCTTGCAAGATCTCTAAAAAAAGAAACTGGTATTAAGAATCTATGTCTTGCGGGTGGAGTAGCCCTTAATTGTGTTGCGAATGGAAAGTTAATTCAAGAAAAGGTATTTGAGAACGTTTGGATTCAACCCGCTAGTGGTGATGCGGGCTCTGCATTAGGTGCAGCACTTATAGGGTGGTATCAACACATGAAACAACCAAGAATCATAGATCCAAATGACTCAATGAAGGGAACCTATCTTGGTTGTGAGTTTACGAATGAAGAAATCATTCGTTATTTAAAGGAAATCAATGCTACGTTTGAGGAGCTAGAAGATGAAGAGCTTTTTGACAAACTTGCTACAAGCCTAGATGAAGGCAAAGTTATTGGTTGGTTTAATGGTGCTATGGAATTTGGACCTAGGGCGTTAGGTGGAAGATCAATTATTGGCGATCCACGTAACCAAAAAATGCAAAGTGTTATGAATTTGAAGATCAAATATAGAGAGAGTTTCCGGCCTTTTGCACCATCAGTCCTGGAAGAGGAGGTGGCTAATGTATTTGAGCTAAATATAAAAAGTCCCTATATGTTATTAGTTGCCCCTGTCAAGAAAGAACTCTGCAAAGAAATGACAAAAGAGCAAAATAATCTTTTTGGAATTGAAAAATTAAACATCCCAAAATCATCACTTCCAGCAATTACTCATGTTGACTATTCCGCAAGAGTTCAAACCGTGAATAGAAAAACTAATCCTCGTTACTATCAATTGATTAATGCATTTAAACGGAAAACAGGTTGTCCAACAATTGTAAACACTTCATTCAATGTAAGGGGTGAGCCAATTGTTTGTACTCCACAAGATGCCTATCGTTGTTTCATGAGAACAGAGATGGATATACTAGTGCTCCAAAACCAGATACTCCTCAAGGATAATCAACCAAAGATAGAAAGAGATGAAACCTGGAAACAAGAATTTGAATTAGATTGA
- a CDS encoding SxtJ family membrane protein — MQHSISTKKLREFGILIGLAFPIFIGWILPTIGGHSFRAWTLLIGIPALILGLLKPSLLNTPYKGWMALGHALGWVNSRIILGIVFLAVLQPIAFAMRLLGYDPLRKKINNEYSYREVRKNHKIDLTRIF, encoded by the coding sequence ATGCAACATTCTATTTCTACAAAAAAGCTTCGTGAATTTGGCATCTTAATAGGATTGGCATTTCCAATTTTTATAGGATGGATTCTGCCCACAATTGGTGGGCATTCATTTAGGGCTTGGACTTTATTGATAGGCATTCCCGCATTGATCCTTGGGTTACTAAAACCAAGCCTACTGAATACACCATACAAAGGCTGGATGGCACTAGGGCATGCCCTAGGTTGGGTTAATAGTCGAATAATTCTTGGCATAGTTTTTCTTGCCGTACTACAACCTATTGCTTTCGCTATGCGATTATTAGGGTATGATCCGTTAAGAAAAAAAATCAATAATGAGTACTCTTATCGAGAGGTCAGAAAGAATCATAAAATTGATTTAACTCGGATCTTTTAA
- a CDS encoding DUF5989 family protein: MEALLELLKDIWELLRVRKKYWLAPLIITIVLMGALILFTQSSVVAPLIYTIF; the protein is encoded by the coding sequence ATGGAAGCATTATTGGAGTTGCTAAAAGATATATGGGAACTCTTAAGAGTCCGTAAGAAGTACTGGTTGGCTCCATTGATTATCACAATAGTTTTAATGGGTGCTCTTATTTTATTTACCCAAAGTTCTGTTGTTGCTCCACTTATCTATACAATATTTTAG
- a CDS encoding Gfo/Idh/MocA family oxidoreductase — MRFVIIGYGNWGSRAAKAASDLLDRNLIFIISATNSKKALSDGFNIIESIEELNNNDKCYITSSPMRHFEDIKEIRKTSFCECLVEKPFVTSLEKIKILQTSGDLTNCYSAQVHRFMNIIRFLTIQKIKPYKIVVKWADISRSDLNQKISYHLDILPHIIGIIDEVIGSYHEYNNIKDVFHTEDNFKCLIINKEIELEINISRNCKERKRIFEFYGEKIYFVNLDHQTVTENKRISNKQKIEGGGLRPMLFDYIQKRDGTWQDKRVSISNAYKYLKACDKISSLLGIDNRQFVDS, encoded by the coding sequence ATGAGATTTGTTATTATCGGTTATGGAAACTGGGGTTCTAGAGCTGCAAAAGCAGCATCAGATTTACTTGATCGTAATCTAATCTTTATCATTTCAGCAACAAATTCCAAAAAAGCACTTTCAGATGGTTTTAATATAATTGAGAGCATCGAAGAATTAAACAATAATGATAAGTGCTATATCACATCAAGCCCAATGAGGCATTTTGAAGATATTAAAGAAATTCGAAAAACTAGCTTTTGTGAATGTCTAGTTGAAAAGCCATTTGTTACCTCATTGGAGAAAATTAAAATCCTCCAGACATCTGGAGATCTAACTAATTGTTACTCAGCACAGGTTCATAGATTCATGAACATTATTCGATTTTTAACAATACAAAAAATAAAGCCTTATAAAATAGTTGTAAAATGGGCAGATATTTCTAGGTCTGATTTAAATCAAAAGATAAGTTATCACTTGGATATTTTGCCACATATCATTGGAATTATTGACGAGGTTATTGGTTCATACCATGAGTATAATAACATTAAGGACGTATTTCATACTGAGGATAATTTTAAATGTCTAATCATTAACAAAGAAATAGAACTTGAAATTAATATTAGTAGAAACTGTAAAGAAAGAAAAAGGATATTTGAATTCTATGGAGAAAAAATTTACTTTGTAAATCTTGACCACCAAACAGTAACTGAGAATAAACGCATTTCCAATAAACAAAAAATAGAAGGAGGTGGCCTAAGACCAATGCTATTCGATTACATTCAGAAAAGAGATGGAACCTGGCAAGATAAAAGAGTAAGTATTAGTAATGCCTATAAATATTTGAAGGCTTGTGATAAAATAAGTTCACTATTAGGGATTGACAATAGACAATTTGTTGACAGTTGA
- a CDS encoding HAD-IIIC family phosphatase, with the protein MSQNGLENIQIHLGEYDSFAESAILYKNTLDQLPVTFLLFTLEDIARITGTSELNFKESLEKILSYIENIVPIISQNSRDLFILEPVSVFERKDFSSVSRSFEIQAHLNSYLIGLQDEYTNLKFAPVSNELLVARDPRFYYYGSMPFGPKTSQLISKCIYNIIINHIKPKAKVIVFDLDNTIWGGVIGEDGIEGIQVGDTFPGNIFRDIQTTLKRLNNYGVLLVAISKNTIEDAKLGLRHPLGIIKEKDLLALSASWEAKHESLTSILTDNNLSQNGLYFLDDSEIEREEMALSKINITILNQESSPVNLLQSLQNLESNLHHSITNEDIIRSDSYLSLKEANTTRKNFSSKEDFLASLQLRLLPRLLTSNNIQRAYQLINRTNQFNLTRLILSLNELEQRMHSNDYTYILFTLIDRYTNHGEVGLIGLHLDKYRIHIDHFLLSCRVLGRGIENSMFNYIIRLGKELSYENLNSYYEVNKNSEPASNFYSEAGMNLIGNSLQRIEFNANIKEYKEEAPKWIRMENIH; encoded by the coding sequence TTGAGTCAAAATGGTTTAGAAAATATTCAAATACACCTCGGAGAATACGATTCTTTTGCCGAGAGTGCAATTCTTTATAAAAATACATTGGACCAGTTACCAGTAACATTTCTGCTCTTTACGTTAGAGGATATAGCGAGAATAACAGGAACCTCTGAGCTGAATTTCAAAGAATCCTTAGAAAAGATACTTTCTTACATAGAAAATATCGTTCCTATAATTTCTCAAAACTCAAGAGATTTATTTATTTTAGAGCCCGTTAGTGTTTTTGAAAGGAAAGATTTTTCGAGTGTTAGTCGTTCATTTGAAATTCAGGCTCATTTAAATTCCTACCTTATTGGCCTTCAGGATGAATATACTAATTTAAAATTTGCGCCAGTATCAAATGAATTATTAGTTGCAAGAGATCCAAGGTTTTATTATTATGGTTCGATGCCTTTTGGTCCAAAAACAAGCCAACTGATATCTAAATGCATATATAATATAATAATAAACCACATTAAACCTAAGGCTAAAGTTATTGTCTTTGATCTAGACAACACGATTTGGGGAGGAGTTATTGGTGAGGATGGTATAGAGGGTATTCAAGTCGGGGATACTTTTCCTGGAAATATATTTAGAGATATTCAAACTACTCTTAAAAGGCTCAATAACTACGGAGTGTTATTGGTTGCCATCAGTAAAAATACAATCGAAGATGCAAAACTCGGACTTCGCCATCCACTAGGAATTATAAAAGAGAAAGATTTGCTAGCACTTTCTGCTTCATGGGAAGCTAAACATGAATCCCTTACCTCGATATTAACAGATAATAATCTCTCCCAGAATGGATTATACTTTTTAGATGATTCAGAAATAGAAAGAGAAGAAATGGCTCTTTCTAAGATTAATATCACAATACTTAATCAAGAATCTTCCCCAGTTAATTTATTACAGTCTCTACAGAATCTAGAATCTAATCTTCACCATTCAATTACTAATGAAGATATTATCCGTTCAGATAGTTATTTAAGCTTAAAGGAGGCAAATACGACACGTAAAAATTTCTCTTCTAAAGAGGATTTTCTAGCATCATTACAGCTTCGACTTCTACCAAGACTCCTAACATCTAATAATATTCAACGGGCATATCAACTAATAAATAGAACAAATCAATTCAATTTAACCAGGCTTATTCTCTCGTTAAATGAATTAGAACAAAGGATGCACTCTAATGACTACACATATATATTATTTACATTGATTGACCGTTACACAAATCATGGGGAAGTAGGGTTGATAGGTCTTCACCTAGACAAGTACAGAATTCATATAGATCATTTCCTTCTAAGTTGTAGAGTGTTGGGTCGAGGTATAGAGAATTCTATGTTTAATTACATAATAAGATTAGGCAAGGAGCTTTCCTATGAAAATTTAAACTCATATTATGAGGTCAATAAGAATTCAGAACCAGCGTCAAACTTTTATTCTGAAGCAGGTATGAATCTGATTGGCAATTCATTACAAAGGATTGAGTTTAATGCTAATATAAAAGAATATAAGGAAGAGGCTCCAAAATGGATACGAATGGAAAACATTCATTAG
- a CDS encoding acyl carrier protein — protein MDTNGKHSLDIKSLLMDVSYALNIDQAKLSIDSTSVDYEEWDSMGTISLIAHIEDKYNCKFDLMEMPLFNNVKSIFELLEKKGLDIKPL, from the coding sequence ATGGATACGAATGGAAAACATTCATTAGATATAAAAAGTCTTCTCATGGATGTTTCATATGCACTAAATATTGACCAAGCAAAACTTAGTATTGATTCAACTTCAGTTGACTACGAAGAATGGGATTCTATGGGAACCATAAGCCTCATTGCTCACATTGAAGATAAGTATAATTGTAAGTTTGACTTAATGGAAATGCCTCTTTTTAACAATGTCAAGTCAATTTTTGAACTACTAGAGAAGAAAGGACTAGATATTAAACCCTTATGA
- a CDS encoding extracellular solute-binding protein, producing MKALINASLCAGVFLAPTLFSPVHAGKQEVRVYSGRHYNTDRQIYKKFSEETGIRVRLIEATGISLIERLKREGENSKADLILLVDAARISNAAKQGLLQRYRSAKLDRDVPKQYRDPKGRWYALTRRVRVIISNPNIIDSNRISTYSDLGNPEFKGKICLRKRNNVYNQSLVADQIVLNGERNTKRWLRGLVANVDQPYFAGDISLARAVAQGKCGIGIVNHYYVARMLAGVNGTKDKLLARKLDVIIPNPAHVNVSAGGLAKYSKNTKEAIQLLEYLASPDGSKGMAGPTYEHPLKGFNTSAELRKFGKFTPDSVTINQLGEANSKAIRLMSVAGWK from the coding sequence ATGAAAGCTCTAATCAACGCTTCTCTATGTGCCGGGGTTTTCTTGGCACCTACCTTGTTCTCACCTGTTCACGCAGGGAAGCAGGAGGTTAGGGTTTATTCAGGACGTCATTACAATACTGACCGACAAATTTATAAGAAGTTTTCAGAGGAGACTGGAATTAGGGTCAGACTAATTGAAGCAACAGGAATTTCCTTGATTGAGAGGCTCAAAAGAGAAGGAGAAAACTCAAAAGCAGATCTTATACTTTTAGTTGATGCTGCGAGAATTAGTAATGCTGCTAAGCAAGGACTTTTGCAGAGGTATAGATCAGCAAAGCTGGATAGAGATGTCCCTAAACAGTATCGCGACCCTAAAGGAAGATGGTATGCATTAACTCGTCGGGTAAGAGTAATAATTTCGAACCCAAATATTATTGATAGCAATAGGATAAGTACATATTCAGACCTAGGGAATCCTGAATTTAAGGGCAAAATCTGTCTAAGGAAGCGTAATAATGTTTACAATCAATCGTTAGTTGCAGATCAAATTGTATTAAATGGTGAGCGTAATACAAAAAGATGGCTCAGAGGATTAGTTGCTAATGTAGATCAACCATATTTTGCAGGCGATATTTCTTTGGCTAGAGCTGTTGCTCAAGGCAAGTGTGGAATAGGAATAGTAAATCATTATTATGTTGCTAGAATGCTGGCAGGAGTTAATGGAACAAAAGATAAGTTATTGGCTAGAAAGCTAGATGTAATTATTCCTAACCCTGCTCATGTCAACGTGAGTGCAGGTGGTTTAGCCAAGTATTCCAAAAATACAAAGGAGGCAATTCAATTATTAGAATATCTTGCTTCTCCAGATGGAAGTAAAGGAATGGCAGGACCTACTTATGAGCATCCACTAAAAGGATTTAATACATCTGCTGAACTTAGAAAATTTGGAAAGTTTACACCAGACTCAGTCACTATTAACCAGTTAGGAGAAGCTAATTCCAAAGCAATTCGCTTAATGAGTGTTGCTGGGTGGAAATAA
- a CDS encoding Fe2+-dependent dioxygenase has translation MEVLTHHLFNADEINKMLINIAEEESSWVDGKSTAGSHAAISKNNRQLLRESRTSQEQSEIVLKKMYSDMLIKSFSIPKHIHGLMFTRATLNQGYGTHLDNAFMSSGRSDLSFTIFLNSPNDYEGGELCIQTIQNSEKIKLEPGHIVIYPSTQLHSVEQVTSGERFACVGWIESYVSCNEDRNLLFGLDAGARGLLSTHGRSAELDLVFQAYTNLLRRFGG, from the coding sequence ATGGAAGTGCTTACTCATCACTTATTCAATGCTGACGAGATTAACAAGATGTTAATTAATATAGCTGAAGAGGAGAGTTCCTGGGTTGATGGCAAAAGCACTGCCGGTAGCCATGCTGCAATAAGCAAAAACAATAGGCAACTATTAAGAGAATCAAGAACATCACAAGAGCAAAGTGAGATAGTTCTTAAAAAGATGTACTCAGATATGTTAATTAAAAGTTTTTCAATTCCCAAACATATCCATGGCCTAATGTTTACAAGAGCCACGCTTAATCAAGGGTATGGAACTCATCTGGACAATGCCTTTATGAGTTCTGGAAGAAGCGATCTTTCCTTCACAATCTTCTTAAATAGTCCTAATGATTATGAAGGGGGAGAGCTTTGCATTCAAACTATTCAAAATTCAGAAAAAATAAAGCTTGAGCCAGGACACATTGTTATATATCCCAGTACACAATTGCATTCTGTTGAGCAAGTTACATCTGGAGAAAGGTTTGCATGTGTGGGATGGATAGAAAGCTATGTCAGCTGTAATGAGGATAGAAATCTTTTGTTTGGACTAGATGCAGGAGCAAGGGGATTACTTTCAACACATGGAAGATCTGCAGAGCTAGATCTTGTTTTTCAAGCCTACACAAATTTGCTAAGGAGATTTGGAGGATAG
- a CDS encoding iron uptake porin → MKLFQQLLVAPAALGLMAPMAAQAADLNIDGVSDYSAAGEQVTSVSQFSDVYPTDWAYQALSSLTERYGCVAGYPGGTFGGNRSITRYEAAALLNACLDRVTEVSDDVKRLLSEFGPELAVLKGRVDGIEARVGDMAAGQFSTTTKLKGKAIMSLGSTAYQIDGQKGDLASRDDGTSFNYIFQMDLNTSFTGEDLLYTRLKTGNYSTSAFGGKTTAYVPQAYLEWANSNEDTLKVDKIWYQFPYAEQFTFYVGPKIENYYMLDSAPSVYKPILKAFKLGGNYGTYGASTGAGFGVSWNQQVDDPMQARFSASTGYTAESGKGSDPSSGGMFTKESDSIWLSKVSYGNPQWQVSVAYALKGQEATTGFGTHDGDAGVYDCDQSAAGASNCESTADSYAFRAFWQPSESGLIPSFSVGYDITKYNLPSSAAAGTREESQGWFVGMNWKDAFVDGNKLGFAFGALNHITEYKGTLTDDGGNTYRSDDDSNLAMELYYDIKVSDNITVTPAVFYLDNPFGGATGKNTYGTRGDVVGGDDTDNFDLVGAIVKTQFKF, encoded by the coding sequence ATGAAACTCTTCCAGCAATTGCTGGTGGCTCCTGCTGCATTGGGCCTTATGGCACCAATGGCTGCACAAGCCGCAGACCTCAACATTGACGGTGTGTCTGATTATTCAGCAGCCGGCGAGCAGGTCACCAGCGTCTCTCAATTTTCTGACGTTTATCCAACCGATTGGGCATACCAAGCTCTTTCAAGTTTGACCGAGCGTTACGGCTGTGTAGCCGGATACCCCGGTGGAACTTTCGGTGGTAACCGTTCAATCACTCGTTACGAGGCAGCTGCATTATTGAATGCATGTCTTGATCGCGTCACTGAAGTTAGTGATGACGTCAAGCGTCTTCTTTCAGAATTCGGTCCTGAGCTTGCTGTTCTTAAGGGCAGAGTTGATGGCATCGAAGCTCGCGTTGGCGACATGGCTGCAGGTCAGTTTTCAACCACTACCAAGCTTAAAGGCAAGGCCATAATGTCTCTTGGTAGTACTGCATACCAAATAGACGGTCAGAAAGGCGATCTTGCTTCACGCGATGATGGCACTAGCTTCAACTACATCTTTCAGATGGATTTGAACACAAGCTTTACAGGCGAAGACCTTCTTTATACAAGGTTGAAGACAGGTAATTACTCAACATCAGCTTTTGGCGGAAAAACCACAGCTTATGTTCCTCAGGCTTACCTTGAGTGGGCTAATTCAAATGAGGACACCCTTAAGGTCGACAAGATTTGGTATCAGTTCCCTTATGCGGAACAGTTTACTTTCTATGTAGGACCAAAGATCGAGAACTATTACATGCTTGATAGTGCACCTTCGGTGTACAAGCCAATTCTTAAGGCGTTCAAGCTTGGCGGTAACTATGGAACCTATGGCGCCAGCACAGGAGCAGGTTTTGGTGTTTCTTGGAACCAGCAGGTTGACGATCCTATGCAGGCCCGTTTCTCTGCAAGCACCGGTTACACAGCTGAATCTGGTAAGGGGAGTGATCCATCCTCTGGCGGCATGTTCACAAAGGAATCTGACTCAATTTGGCTAAGTAAGGTCAGCTATGGAAACCCTCAGTGGCAAGTTTCTGTTGCATATGCACTTAAAGGTCAAGAAGCTACGACTGGTTTCGGAACTCATGATGGCGATGCAGGCGTTTACGATTGCGATCAAAGCGCTGCAGGAGCTTCAAACTGTGAGTCAACTGCTGACAGTTATGCCTTCCGGGCCTTTTGGCAGCCTTCAGAATCAGGACTGATCCCTTCATTTAGTGTTGGCTATGACATCACTAAATACAACCTTCCAAGTTCAGCAGCAGCTGGTACAAGAGAAGAATCTCAAGGATGGTTTGTCGGCATGAACTGGAAAGATGCGTTTGTTGATGGAAACAAACTTGGCTTTGCATTTGGTGCTCTTAATCACATCACCGAATACAAAGGAACTCTTACAGATGATGGAGGTAACACCTATCGCTCTGATGATGACTCCAACCTTGCAATGGAGCTCTATTACGACATCAAGGTATCTGACAACATCACTGTTACGCCAGCTGTGTTCTATCTAGATAACCCATTTGGTGGGGCAACAGGTAAGAACACTTATGGCACCAGAGGTGATGTAGTTGGTGGTGATGATACTGACAACTTTGATCTCGTTGGCGCAATCGTCAAGACTCAATTCAAGTTCTAA
- the glyQ gene encoding glycine--tRNA ligase subunit alpha: protein MYFQDIISALNHFWAEQGCLILQPYDTEKGAGTMSPHTFLRALGPEPWSVAYPEPCRRPADGRFGDNPNRSQHYFQYQVLIKPSLDLIQEIYLESLQSLGICLADHDIRFVEDNWESPTLGAWGVGWEVWLDGMEVTQFTYFQQCGGLDCRPVSIEITYGLERLAMYLQEVESIWSLKWNKIKTYGDIWLPFEKGQCEFNFNGLNPERHFQLFELYEKEASELIEKGLPSPALDFVLKCSHTFNLLDSRGVISVTERTATIAKIRALARRVADSWLKEREALGFPLK, encoded by the coding sequence GTGTATTTTCAGGACATTATTTCAGCTCTAAATCATTTTTGGGCAGAGCAAGGGTGCTTGATTTTGCAGCCCTATGACACAGAAAAGGGAGCGGGAACCATGAGTCCGCACACGTTTCTTCGTGCGTTAGGGCCGGAACCATGGTCGGTTGCATACCCTGAGCCATGTCGGAGACCTGCTGATGGTCGCTTTGGAGATAATCCAAATAGATCCCAGCATTACTTTCAATATCAAGTACTTATAAAACCTTCTTTGGATTTAATTCAGGAAATTTATCTGGAATCTCTACAATCACTTGGTATCTGCCTTGCAGATCATGATATTAGATTCGTAGAAGACAATTGGGAGTCTCCAACTTTAGGAGCCTGGGGTGTTGGTTGGGAGGTTTGGCTTGATGGTATGGAAGTTACTCAATTCACTTATTTTCAACAATGTGGTGGATTGGACTGCCGCCCTGTATCCATAGAAATCACATATGGACTGGAAAGATTGGCCATGTATTTGCAGGAAGTTGAGAGTATTTGGTCTTTAAAGTGGAATAAAATTAAGACTTATGGAGATATTTGGCTTCCTTTCGAGAAGGGGCAATGTGAGTTTAACTTTAATGGACTTAACCCTGAAAGACATTTTCAATTATTTGAATTATATGAGAAAGAGGCCTCCGAGTTAATAGAAAAAGGGTTACCATCACCAGCATTAGATTTTGTCCTTAAGTGTTCACATACGTTTAATCTTTTGGATTCAAGAGGTGTGATATCTGTTACTGAAAGAACCGCAACGATTGCTAAAATACGGGCACTTGCTAGAAGGGTTGCAGACTCTTGGTTGAAAGAAAGAGAAGCATTAGGTTTCCCTCTTAAATAA
- the wecB gene encoding non-hydrolyzing UDP-N-acetylglucosamine 2-epimerase yields the protein MPNLPIVSIVLGTRPEAIKLAPVIKAFRSCSSINTRVVLTGQHKEMVYPVMDLFEIEADQDLGLMLPTQSLTHVTCSVLQGLRTEFQSHPSKLVLVQGDTTTALASALAAFYEKIPVGHIEAGLRTENLLEPFPEEANRRLISQIATLNFAPTKLAAANLKVSGVIGEILVTGNTVVDAIHSIEDKAVLPHLPLIDWDAKRVILVTVHRRENWGQPLMEIAKGLNLLLDSYPEAVIILPMHRNPVVRKALKKYLGGNPRIVLTNPLDYGELVAVMKRSCLLLTDSGGLQEEAPAFGKPVLVLRNTTERREALEAGTAILVGTDPQKISSEAIRLLEDKEAYKTMASVHNPFGDGKASGRILRRTLELLAL from the coding sequence ATGCCTAACTTACCTATTGTCTCAATAGTTCTGGGTACACGTCCGGAAGCCATTAAACTTGCCCCTGTAATAAAGGCTTTCAGAAGCTGTAGTTCCATTAATACCCGTGTCGTTTTAACTGGTCAACACAAAGAGATGGTTTATCCGGTAATGGATTTGTTTGAGATAGAAGCGGATCAAGATCTTGGCCTGATGCTTCCTACTCAATCTCTTACTCATGTCACATGTTCCGTTTTGCAAGGGTTAAGAACTGAGTTCCAATCTCATCCCTCAAAATTAGTTTTGGTTCAAGGCGACACTACTACTGCGTTGGCTTCTGCTCTTGCTGCTTTTTATGAAAAGATCCCTGTTGGGCATATTGAAGCAGGCCTCCGTACTGAAAATCTGCTGGAACCTTTTCCTGAGGAAGCTAATAGAAGGCTTATTTCCCAGATTGCAACTTTGAATTTCGCGCCTACTAAACTTGCTGCAGCTAACTTGAAAGTTTCTGGTGTGATTGGGGAGATTTTAGTCACTGGAAATACGGTCGTTGATGCTATTCATTCAATAGAAGATAAAGCTGTCCTTCCGCATCTACCTTTGATTGATTGGGATGCAAAGCGTGTGATTTTGGTAACAGTTCATAGGAGAGAAAATTGGGGACAACCTTTAATGGAAATTGCAAAAGGTTTAAACCTTCTTCTTGATTCATATCCTGAAGCCGTAATAATCCTCCCAATGCATAGAAACCCTGTTGTGAGAAAGGCTTTAAAGAAATATTTGGGGGGCAATCCACGAATTGTTCTTACTAATCCTTTGGATTACGGAGAATTAGTTGCAGTCATGAAAAGGAGTTGTTTGTTGCTGACTGATTCTGGTGGGCTGCAGGAAGAGGCTCCTGCGTTTGGAAAGCCAGTTCTTGTTTTGCGAAACACTACTGAGCGTAGGGAGGCTCTTGAAGCAGGAACGGCAATTCTTGTTGGAACAGATCCACAGAAGATTTCATCAGAAGCAATTCGATTGTTAGAGGATAAAGAAGCTTACAAAACTATGGCAAGTGTCCATAATCCATTTGGGGATGGTAAAGCAAGTGGACGAATTCTTCGAAGAACTCTTGAGCTCTTGGCTTTATGA